One window from the genome of Magnolia sinica isolate HGM2019 chromosome 4, MsV1, whole genome shotgun sequence encodes:
- the LOC131244472 gene encoding uncharacterized protein At5g64816-like — MVDIWWSLLGAAIPAALAGQAFRVKRRHAEEQRLKSARGREKNTDDIFVSERVCTSKRVLKKVGTFSKDPTPNTCITICGDSELDACGDACAQTVCVNQHQVPNWNDICLRRC; from the coding sequence ATGGTTGATATATGGTGGTCCCTACTTGGGGCTGCCATCCCAGCTGCCCTTGCCGGGCAAGCCTTTCGAGTGAAGAGAAGGCATGCCGAAGAGCAGAGGCTTAAAAGTGCCCGTGGGCGGGAAAAGAACACAGATGATATATTTGTCAGTGAGAGGGTTTGTACATCAAAGAGAGTGCTGAAGAAGGTTGGTACATTCTCGAAAGATCCAACTCCTAATACTTGCATCACTATATGTGGCGATTCCGAGCTCGATGCCTGTGGTGACGCTTGTGCACAAACTGTTTGTGTCAACCAACATCAAGTGCCCAATTGGAATGATATCTGCCTTCGAAGGTGCTAG
- the LOC131244130 gene encoding uncharacterized protein LOC131244130 produces MPPRQDSHGCGSHSDSVTRVHLVPPIVDPSPDPIPEVLVPPPVDPIPPPEPIVPVPEVPAPAVPVPPPEASVAPPMTTIRDFVNHFDQKFFPEHIQEQRTLEFETLVQSDMTMVQYEARFVALSSFATYLVDDERRKGRRFVSGLRPALGSRVVGHLLTTFTEVVHRALVYKEDWATSRRSREQSGDRKMKAPSGSSHQHQRRWHRGRTGFRRPAAQPMTSSS; encoded by the exons ATGCCGCCTAGACAAGACTCCCATGGCTGTGGTTCTCATTCTGATTCAGTGACCCGAGTGCATCTTGTTCCACCTATTGTAGACCCTAGTCCTGACCCCATTCCGGAGGTCCTTGTTCCACCCCCTGTTGATCCTATTCCTCCGCCAGAGCCTATAGTACCCGTGCCCGAGGttcctgctcctgcagttccTGTGCCTCCACCTGAGGCCAGTGTTGCCCCTCCCATgactaccattcga GACTTCGTGAATcatttcgaccagaagttcttccctgagcacatTCAGGAGCAAAGAACCTTAGAGTTCGAGACATTAGTCCAGAGTGATATGACAATGGTGCAGTACGAGGCCCGCTTTGTTGCTTTGTCCAGCTTCGCGACttacttggtggatgatgagagGCGGAAGGGTCGCCGTTTTGTGAGCGGCTTGCGTCCCGCTcttgggagtagagtagttggGCATCTTCTTACTACTTTTACTGAGGTCGTACATAGGGCCTTGGTTTATAAGGAGGATTGGGCTACGTCTCGGAGGTCTAGAGAGCAGAGCGGGGACCGAAAGATGAAGGCACCTTCCGGTAGCTCCCATCAGCATCAACGTCGTTGGCATAGGGGCCGTACAGGGTTTCGACGGCCAGCAGCGCAGCCAATGACATCTTCTTCCTAA